From the genome of Gemmatimonadaceae bacterium:
GCACCAGGAATCCAAGCTTGAGGGAGGGATGTGGCGATGACGAGACGCAGAATTGGCAGGCGTCGCGACCTCTACGGGGTCGCCATGTTGCTCACGCTGAGTGGATGCGAGGCCGATCACGATCCGATCTCAGTCGCAAGTCAAGTCGTTCGCGCCCTGCGGAGGTAGCGCTCTCCCGTCGCGTGACGGAGGTGGACACTGCTCGGTTGATTCGGCGCTTTCGTCAGCGCGGGAGAGGGCCTGTCTTTATCACCCTCACAGGCGAGCCGACCGAGCCGGCAGTCGCGGCGCTGCTAAACGCAGGTGCAAGAGCCCCGAGCGGAGCGTCACGTATCGTGCGTTTCGACAGCCTCAGAATATCCACCGTTTGGGCCGACCTCGACGCGGCTAGCATAAGGAAGGTTGCGTCGCTTCCGTTCGTCGCTCGCATCGAGTCCTCGGAAGACGAAGACACTATTGCGGGGTCGTCGAGCGTCCCCGTGAATGCTTCCGCTAGCGATGTGCATTGGAATCTCGCTATGGTGAAGGCCCCACAACTGTGGACGAACTTCGGGATCACCGGCGAGCGTCAGTTAAGTGGGGGCGCTTGGATCAGCAGCGCCATCGCTGTTCTGGATGAGGGTGTCGACTAACGCTTGGCCTATTACTCCGCATCTTGGCAGTTCTTCTCGATTCTTCAGTACTCGTACAACTTCAGCACCGACCCCACACCAGTCTACCTCGGGCAGCACGGCACGGACGTCGCCAGCTTTGCCACAGGTGAGCCTGATGGATTGTGGGGTGCGGGAGTGGCCCCACGCGCCAACATTCGGCCGTACAAAGTGCTACCCGCCACCGGGACGTCGACTGATTGGGGACCGGTGGTCTATGGACTCAATCAAGCGTACGCCGACGGGGTTTCGGTTGTGAACATGAGCTTCGGGAACTGTGGCGCTCTTCCGCCAACCTCTGTCGCTGCCGCGCTTCAGCAGTTCACCTCGCGCGTGCCCGTGGACGCTGCCAATCCTGGCATCGGCGTGAATCTCGTTGCGTCGGCAGGCAATGGCATCTACTCGGTTTCTGGGTGCTCCACCACGGCTCCGTCCTATCCTGGCGCGTATCCGCAAGTGCTGTCGGTCTCGGCGATTGACTCCGTGAAATCGCGCGGTGCTTACCCGGACCTTTCCTCGGGTGCGACCATCGACATCTCGGCGCCCGGCATCTGCGTGAACGGATTGCTCGTGGGCGGCGGAGCGAATCCGTGTATCGTAGGTACGTCGTTCGCTGCGCCCCACGTGTCAGGAATCATCGCCGCGATTCGCGCGAAGTATCCAACCTGGTCGGCGAGTTTCGTGGCTCAACGATTGCTCGCAACCGCGACGCCCATTCCGGGCCAGGCGCTACCAACGGATCCACGTTTCGGTTACGGACTCCTCGATCCCGTCGCCGCAGTGAACGTACCTGCTCCGTCGGTTTCGATTGCAGGCCCGAGCAGCGTCCGGCCCAATGTCCTTTGTACTTGGACCGTCAGCGTCAGTGGCGGCGTACCCGCGTACTCGTACCTTTGGTCACCTGGTGGAGCCACGACGTCGTTCGTCGAGCGCAGCTTCACATCGAGCGGTACGTTGTCGGTCACGGTCACGGATCAGGCGGCGCACTACGGTCAGGCAAGCAAGAACGTTACGGTGTCCGCCAACGCCCCTTTGTGTCAGGTGTAAGGTGCTGACCGTCATGCGAGGGCGAGCGCGCAGGTACCTGTCGGTGCGTTCGCTCCGCTTCTGCATTCGCTCCCGTCATGGCGAGGTTCGCAGCGGTCCGTGCCGTCGTCCTGCTCGTATCACGGAGTTGCATGATCTCGGCTTGCACGGTCTCGGTGTTCGGCAGGAACGGCCGTCAGCAAAGGGCGACCATCTCCTTCTCCTCAAACGCGTAGCCGACGGCTGTCGCGACGAGGCCTACTGAGCCCTCCAGATCCGCGCGTGATCTCCCGGGATTCTCGGACGACCCCAAGCAAGAAAACCACCTCCACACCATCCCCCACCGAATCTTCGGCGTGGCCCTACCCCCCCTGCACTTCCCCTTCGTGTCCTCCGTGTGAAGAAGATCTTCCCCTTCTCTCCATCACACGTCACCAACCTCGCGCGCCGAACCAAGCCGACCATCCCTCACCCCCGCGCAACCGGCGCAAAGAAGTTCACCCCGCGCACATTCTCGTCGATGGCTAGCGGCCGCTGCAGCGGCGGAAAGGCGCGCGCCTCGCAGTGCATGCGCTCGCACGTGCGGCAGGTGACACCCACCGGGACCGCCGCGTCGACGTTGGTCAGGTCGATGCCGTCGGCGTAGACCACGCGCCGCGCCGAGGCCAGGTCGCAGCCTAACGCGACGGAGTACATCACCGCGGGGGTGCGGAAGTCGCCGGAGTGGCGGCGCACGGTGCGCGCCACGGAGAAGAACGACGTGCCGTCGGAGAGACGCGAGAGCTGGGTGTGGAACATCCCCGGCTGCAGGAAGGCGGCGTGCACGCTCCACAGCGGGCACAGCCCCGAGAAGCGCGGGAAGCGCATCCCGGCAGGTGCAAACTTCTTGGAGATATTCCCGGCAATGTCCACGCGCACCATGTGGAACGCCACCCCCTCGCTCCCCGGCTTGCGCAGGTTGGTGAGGCGGTGGCACACCTGCTCGAACGAGGCACGGAATCGGTGGCCCAGCAGCTCGATGTCGTAGCGCAGCTGCTCCGCGGCCTCGAAGAAGTCGTCGTACGGCATCAGGACCGCCGAGGCGAAGTACGATGCCAGCGCCACCCGTGCCAGCGCGCGCGACTCGTCGGTGGTGAGGTACTGGTCGGCGACGATGCGCTCCAGCGTCTCGCTGCACTCGAGGAGCCCGATCTGGTGCGCGAGTTGGAAGTTGCGCGACCCGCGCCGCAGGACCTCGCTCAGCGACAGCTCGCGGCGCGCGGCATCGTAACGACGCACTGCGCCTCGCATCTCGGCCACCGTGCGGATCATCACGCGCACGCCGTGCCGCCCCTGCAGGTGCCTCGACAGCGACCCGAAGAGGTTCTCGCGATCGATCGTCGCCTCGCGCCACAGCCGCATCGCCTCCTGCTCCAACTCGGGAAAGTGGTTCTTCTGCCGCTCGATGAGGTCCGAGACCTGCTCGCTGGAGAGCCGCACGCGAAGCACCGAGGCGAGATCCGCCGACAGCTCCTCGCTCCCGCCGTCCTGCGTGTCGGCCAGTCGCTGCGCCATCGAGTCGAGCGAGGTCCGGGTCCCCGTATACGCGTGGTGCAGCTGCACGATGGCGCGCGCCAGCTCCGGCGACGTCTCCGACAGCTCCCGCACCTCGCGCGGCGCGACCGGGTGGTCCTCGAACAGGGGATCGGCGAAGACCTCGGCCAGGTCCGAGGCGAGCGGTGCGTCGGTGCCGGCGGCCAGGTCGCGCAGTTCGAGCCCCAGCACCTGCGCCAGCTTGAGCAGGAGCACCGTTGTGAGCGAGCGGCGGTCGTGTTCGAGCAGGTTGAGGTACGACGGGGAGATCCCCAGCCGCTCGGCGAGCGCCGCCTGGGAGAGGTTCTGCTCCAGTCGGGCCGCGCGTATCCGCCGCCCCAGTCGCAATCGCTCGCTCATGTTGCTCCCCTCGCTTGACCCGGTTCACACTTTACAGGAAACGTTTCCACTTAACGGTAACCGGATCGGCCTCACTGTGAAACGGCGGAGGGGCGCGCACGCCGAACTCGGCCGTCAATTATTGACACAAAGTGGTGACGGCGCGGCGATTTACACGCCGGTTGGGGCCCGCCCGGCCGGGCGCCGAGCCTTCCGTACCACCAGCGCCGGGAGGATCACCATCGCCGCCAGCGTTCCCGCCAGCGTCCCGCCGGCGGTCGCAAGGGCAATCGCGCCGAACAGCGTGCTGGTCTTCTCGCCAATCGCCAGCGGGAGGAGCGAGGCCAGCGACGCCAGCGTCACGAGGACGATCATCCCCGAGCGGTCGACCGCGGCGCGCAGCGTGCGCAGCGCGGTGAGCCGGTGCAGCTGGCGGTTGACCGTCCCGGCGCGGCGGCGCTGCAGTGCGGCGTCGATCATCAGGATCGCCTGGTGCACCGCCAGCCCCACCACGAGGATCACCCCCACCGCCGCCTCGCGCGTGAAGGCCGCGCCGGCAAGCCAGAACGCCGCGATCACCCCGCCTAACGCGATGGGGAGCGAGAGGAAGACCATCGCCGCCCCCCACACCGAGTCGAAGACGATCGCCACCGTCAGCAGCACCAGCGTCACCCCGATCGCAAAGACGAGCCACAGCCCCTTCTCCGACTCGTCAGGCTCGAAGAACCCAAAGCCCGCGTCGGCCACCGAGTACCCCGGCGGGACGGAGATGGACTTCATGAAGGCGTCGTGCGTGCGCTGCGCCAGCTTGTTAGGGCCGCGGAACTCGTAGGCGACGATGCGCACGTACTGCTGGTCCTCGCGCGAGATGGCGCTCAACGCCTCGCGCTCATCCACCGCCGACAGCGAGCCGATGGTGATCGGCGCGCCGCTCGTGGTGGGGACGATCGCGTCGCGCAGCTCGTCCAGCGAACGGTCGCGCGACCCCCGCGCCTTGACCGTCACCGGGATCTCGTCCCCCCCAATCTCCAGCAGTTGTCGCCCCACCGGGCCACGCACCTCGCGCGCCACCGCCCCCGCAAAGGCGGCCGCCGTCACGCCGTATCGTTCCAGCTTGGCGCGATCGGGCTCGATGGTCACCGCATACGCCTTCCCCGTCGAGAAGAACGACGACGAATTGATGTCCACGTCGCGCACGCGCGGGATGCGCTCCAGGCGCTCCTGGAGATCCATCGCCAGCCGCTCCACGCCGCCAAACGAGTAGCCCAGCACCTTGATGCGGAACGTGGCCGAGGAGATCGCGCCCATGCCTGACGAGAAGCCGGGCCCCTGCCCGCGCACGTTCACCGACGCGCCGCCGATGAAGACAGCCCGCTGCGTCAGCGCCTCCTCCAGCTCCTGCGGGATGGCGGTGTACTCGGCGTCGCGCCGGAAGAGGACGCGCATCCCGGCGCCAAAGCTCCCGTAGCTTTGTGCGGTGACCTGCTCCACCCCGGGGCGCCCCACCACCTGCGACTCCAGCTCGCGCATCGCCGCGTCGAGCGATGCGGGGTCGGAGCCGCGCGGGAAGTTGACGAACGCCGAGAGCGTGGTGCGCTGCTCCCCAAAGCCGGAAAACGAGAAGCGGGGGACCTTCTTGATGAACCCCCAGGTGAGCACGCCTAACGTGATGACGGTGAGCGAGAGCGTGACCCACCGCCAGCGGATGGCGCCCAGCACCAGGCGCGCGTAGGCGCGCCGCGAGCGCGGGAACGCCGCCTCGTGCACGCGATGCCCGCGGGCCAGGGCGGGGATCATCACCACCGACGCCACCAGCGACCACCCTAACGCAATGGTGAAGGCGGAGGCGAAGGGGACGAAGGCGGCGCGCGCGTTCCCCTGCAGGTAGAGGAAGGGGAAGAGGACCACGGCGGTGGTCAGCGTTGCACCTGTGACCGCAGGGGCAATGGCGCGCGCCACGCGGGCACGATCGCCCGGCGTGTCGGGAACGGTCCCCAGCCGGTCCATCACGATGAGCCCGTCCTGCACCAGGATCCCCACCCCCATCGCCAACCCGGCCAGCGTGAGGAGGTTGGCCGGGATGTCGAACACATAGAGGAGGAGCGCCGTCCCGGCGACCGACACCGACGCCGAGAGCATGACGAGCCCGGTGCCGCGCCAATCGCGCAACAGGACGAGGAGGACGACGAGGACGAGGCCGAAGGCGATGGAGCCGCGAATGAGGAGGTCGCGCAACTGCTTCGCCAGCTCGACCGAGTCGTCATACACCACTTGCAGCCTGGTCGCCGTGGGGAGGCGCCGCTGGATCTCGTCGATCGCGTTTCGCACCGCGCCGGCGGTCTGGATGGCGTCGGCGCCGGCCAGGCGCGAGACCGAGATGGCGATGGCCGGCTGCCCATTGATGCGGAAGAAGAAGCCGCGCGTGTCCTCCTCCGGGCGCACGGCGGCCAGCGAGCCTAACGCGAACGGGCGCCCCCCCGGGCCCAGGATCGGGAGGTTGGCCAGGTCCTCCACCGCGCGCGGCTGGTCACGCAGCACGACCGGGCGCTCGCTGGGGCCGCGCTGCTCCTTCCCCAGCGCCTGCACCACCCGCGCCCCGCCAATCGCGTCGCCTAACGCCTGCGGCGAGATCCCGAGCTGCCGCAGCAGCGCCGGGTCGTACGTGACCGAGACGCCGGGCTCCGTCCCCCCCTGCACACCAATGTTCCCCACGCCCGGGACCGCACTCAACCGCGGCTCCACCTGCTCGTCGGCGACCTTCTGCAGCGTCCCCGCCGTATACGGCCCGCTGATGGTGAGCGTGAGCAGGTCCTGCTCCGACAGCTCCTCGGGGACATAGTTCGACACCCGCGGCTGCGACGCCCCGGGGGGGAAGTCCTTCCGCAACAGCTCGATCCGCTCGAGGATCGACAGCCGCGCCACCTGCACGTCGGCGTTTGGCTCCAGCTCCACCGTGATCTGCGATCCGTTCTCCGACGACTCCGACCGCGTCTTGCGCACCCCCCGCACCGACTGGATCGCCGCCTCGATGGGGGACGAGATGTACATCTCCAGCAACTCGGCGCTCGCCCCCGTCCACGTCGTGCTGACCGTAAGGCGCGGCAGCTCCACGCTCGTGCGCGTCGCCAGCGGGAGGCGCGTGAACGAGACGAGCCCCGCCAGGAGCAACGTGACGGCGGCGGCCCAGACGACGGCGGGGCGGGAGACGGCGGCGCGAATCATCGAGAAGACGAGAGGACGAGAGGACGAGAAGACGAGGAATTGCTTCTCGCGAACGAGCCATCATCAGCCGCGCACATCGCCCCCCTCCGCCACCCCTCGTCTTCTCGTCTTCCCGTCTTCCCGTCTTCTCTCCAGGGCCGCATACGCGGTCGGCAACAAGAAGAAGGTGACAAGCAACGCCGACACGCTTCCGCCAATCACCCCGGCCGCCAATGGCTGGTACAGCGCACCACCGCTCCCCCAGCCAAAGACCAGCGGCAGCACGCCGGTGATGGTCGTGATGCTCGTCATCGCGATCGCGCGCAGCCGCTGGTGCCCGCCGAGCATGATCGCGTCCTCGATCGAGTGCCCTTCCTCGCGGAAGCGCCGGATCGCGTCGAGCTTTACCACCGCCTCGTTGTCGGCCATCCCGATCATCACCACGATCCCGATCAGCGCGACCGCGTTGAGCGACTGGCCGGTGATCCAGAGGAAGAGGATTCCACCCACCGCGGCCAGCGGGACTGTCAGCATCACCACCAGCGGGACCGTGAACGAGGCAAACTCGCCGGCGAGGACGAGGAAGACCAGCGCCACCGACAGCCACCCCACCAGCGTCAGTTCGCGCGTGGTGCGCTCCTGCTCGGCGTCGGCGCCGCTCACCTCGTAGGTGATCCCCGACGGGAGCGTGAGCGCGGCCATCGTTGCGCGCACGTCCTCGGCGGCGTTGCGCGTTCCCCCGCTCTCGATGAGCCCTTCCACCACCGCAACCGGGCGCTGCCCCACGCGCACCACTTCGATCGGCGCCTGGCGCTCTTCTGCTTTCACGAGTTGGGCTATCGGTACTCCCTTCACCGGCGTCGCCATTGCCTCCGCCAGGTCCTCGTTCTTGAGACCCGCAAAGCGCACGGAGATCGGCGTGCGACGGTCCGTCTCGCGGAAGTCGCTCGACTCCACCCCCCCCAGCCCGCCGGCCAGCGCGTTGGCCACGGCATCCACCGAGATCCCGCGCTCGGCGAGCAGCGTGCGCTGCAGCGTGACCTCCACCACCGGCTGCGTTCCGCCGTTGGGGTCGCGGACGTCGGCCAGGGACGGGAGCTTCTGGAGCCGCGCGCGCGCCGTGTCGGCCCACCGCGCCGCATCGTCCAGCGTGCGCGCACTCATCTCCACGCGCACCAGCCGCCCTTCGCGCCCGATGAGCGAGCCAAACTCCGACTGCCCCGCGAGGTCGAGCGCCAGCGCGCCAGCCGCAAGGTCCGGCACCGCTGCGCGCAGCTTGTCCGCAAACGCCGCCGCGCGCTGCCCCTCGGGCACCGGGACAAGGAGCTGCGCCGTCGCCGACGACCCGGGCTCCGCGCCGGCGAGGATCTCCTCGTCCGTCGCCACCCCGACGCGCGAATAGATCCCCTTGGCCCCCAGCGTCCGCGCCGCCTCCTCGATGCGCCCCACCTGCTGCGTCGTCGCCTCGATCGCCGTCCCCTCCGGCAGATGCAACGCGGCGACTACCATCCCTTCATCCACCTGCGGCAGGATCTCCCGCGGAATGCGCCCCAGCACCCAAACCGTGAGCACGATCGAAGCCGCCGAGATGCCGAACACCGGCCATGGGTTCTTGAGCGCCCAGCGCATCCCGCGCTCGTAGAGGGCTTCGCTCTTCTCGCCGATGCGCGTGAGGAAGGGCGGACGGGAGACAGGAAAGCTCGCCCCAGAAAAGGCTGGTGGGAGACGCGAGTCCTCGCTCCCCTCGCCACCCGCCGCCCTCCCTCGTCTTCTCGTCCTCTCGTCTTCTCGTCTTCTCCCAACGATCATGACCGGCATCAGCGTCAACGCCAACACCAGCGACGCGCCCACGCTTGTGACGACAGACAGCGATAAGTCCCGAAACAACGCCGCCGCGAGCCCCCGAACAAAGATGATCGGCCCAAACACCAGCAGCGTCGTCAGCGTCCCCGCAATCAGCGGCCCGCTCACCTCTTCCGTCGCCTCGATCGTCGCCTCCAGCAACGGACGCCCCTCCTCGCGCTTTCGCACCGCCGCCTCCGCCACCACGATCGCGTTGTCCACCAGGAGCCCCACGCCTAACGCCAGCCCCCCCAGGCTCAGCACGTTGATCGTCACGTCCAGCGCTTGCAGGATCACCAGCGCCAGGAGCACCGAGAGCGGGATCATCATCGCGATGGCTAGCGACATCCGCCAGTCGCGCAGGAAGAGCACAATCACGAACAGCGACAGGATCCCGCCAATCACGATCTCCTGCCCCAGGTTCGACAGCGCATCGACGACGAAGTTGGCCTGCGCGGCCACGATCGTGAGCCCGATGCCGGGAAACTCCTTGCGCAACTGCTCGGCTACGCGCTGGATCTCCCCCGTCACGGCGACCGTGTTGGCTCCTGCGTCCTTGTAGACCACGAGCCCCACCGCCGGCCGCGAGTCGAAACGCGTGAGCGTCTTGGGGTCGGCCACGGTCGTCGTGACCGTCGCCAGGTCCTTGAGCGTGATCCCCGAACCCGCGGGCCCCACGGGGACGTCGCGAATCTCGTCAGGCGTGCGGAACTCGGTCAGCGTGCGCACCGAGAAGCGGAATTGTCCGCGCCGAATCGTCCCCCCCACTCCGCTCACGTTCGCCGCGCGAATCGCCAGCGAAACGTCGTTCGGCGTGAGGGCGAGTGCGCGCATGCGCGCCGGGTCCACCTCGATGCGCACCTCATCTTCCGGCGCCCCCACCACCGCCACGCTCGCCACCCCGGCAATCTGCTCCAGTCGGCGTGCATGCACGTCCTCCGCCGTGCGCGCGAGCTGTCGCATGTCGCCGGCAATCGACATCGACAGTACCGCGATCGGGCGCTCCCCCGGGTCGCTGGTGAGCAGCGTCGGTCGTTCGGCGCGCTCCGGGAGCTGCGAACGGGCGTTGTCCAGCCGCTCGCGTACGTTGAGCAGCGTGGTCTGCATGTTGGTCCCCCACGCAAACCGCGCCGTCGTCGTCGCCTCGCCGTTGCGGCTCACGGAGCGCAGCTCCACCAGCCCCGGCGTGGCGGCAATGGCCTCTTCCACCGGCTCGGCAATGAAGCGCGACACCTCCTCGGCTGCAGCCCCTGTGTAGAGCGTGCGGATGGTCAGCACCGGGAGCTGCACGTCCGGGAGGAGCGACACCGGGGTGCGGCCTAGTGAGACCGAGCCTAACAACACGATCGCGAGGACCGAGGCGATCGTGGTGACTGGGCGGGTGACGGCGGCGCGGGCGAGGGACATGGAGCTGCGCTCTAGAAGACGAGAAGACGAGAGGACGAGAAGACGAGGTGGGGCATTATCGCGAGGGCTTTTGCCCGATCGCCTTTGCGCCGACCGTCGTCCTCTTGGGTTCCTCGGCTTGCACC
Proteins encoded in this window:
- a CDS encoding S8 family serine peptidase, with product MAYYSASWQFFSILQYSYNFSTDPTPVYLGQHGTDVASFATGEPDGLWGAGVAPRANIRPYKVLPATGTSTDWGPVVYGLNQAYADGVSVVNMSFGNCGALPPTSVAAALQQFTSRVPVDAANPGIGVNLVASAGNGIYSVSGCSTTAPSYPGAYPQVLSVSAIDSVKSRGAYPDLSSGATIDISAPGICVNGLLVGGGANPCIVGTSFAAPHVSGIIAAIRAKYPTWSASFVAQRLLATATPIPGQALPTDPRFGYGLLDPVAAVNVPAPSVSIAGPSSVRPNVLCTWTVSVSGGVPAYSYLWSPGGATTSFVERSFTSSGTLSVTVTDQAAHYGQASKNVTVSANAPLCQV
- a CDS encoding DUF2083 domain-containing protein; its protein translation is MSERLRLGRRIRAARLEQNLSQAALAERLGISPSYLNLLEHDRRSLTTVLLLKLAQVLGLELRDLAAGTDAPLASDLAEVFADPLFEDHPVAPREVRELSETSPELARAIVQLHHAYTGTRTSLDSMAQRLADTQDGGSEELSADLASVLRVRLSSEQVSDLIERQKNHFPELEQEAMRLWREATIDRENLFGSLSRHLQGRHGVRVMIRTVAEMRGAVRRYDAARRELSLSEVLRRGSRNFQLAHQIGLLECSETLERIVADQYLTTDESRALARVALASYFASAVLMPYDDFFEAAEQLRYDIELLGHRFRASFEQVCHRLTNLRKPGSEGVAFHMVRVDIAGNISKKFAPAGMRFPRFSGLCPLWSVHAAFLQPGMFHTQLSRLSDGTSFFSVARTVRRHSGDFRTPAVMYSVALGCDLASARRVVYADGIDLTNVDAAVPVGVTCRTCERMHCEARAFPPLQRPLAIDENVRGVNFFAPVARG
- a CDS encoding efflux RND transporter permease subunit gives rise to the protein MIRAAVSRPAVVWAAAVTLLLAGLVSFTRLPLATRTSVELPRLTVSTTWTGASAELLEMYISSPIEAAIQSVRGVRKTRSESSENGSQITVELEPNADVQVARLSILERIELLRKDFPPGASQPRVSNYVPEELSEQDLLTLTISGPYTAGTLQKVADEQVEPRLSAVPGVGNIGVQGGTEPGVSVTYDPALLRQLGISPQALGDAIGGARVVQALGKEQRGPSERPVVLRDQPRAVEDLANLPILGPGGRPFALGSLAAVRPEEDTRGFFFRINGQPAIAISVSRLAGADAIQTAGAVRNAIDEIQRRLPTATRLQVVYDDSVELAKQLRDLLIRGSIAFGLVLVVLLVLLRDWRGTGLVMLSASVSVAGTALLLYVFDIPANLLTLAGLAMGVGILVQDGLIVMDRLGTVPDTPGDRARVARAIAPAVTGATLTTAVVLFPFLYLQGNARAAFVPFASAFTIALGWSLVASVVMIPALARGHRVHEAAFPRSRRAYARLVLGAIRWRWVTLSLTVITLGVLTWGFIKKVPRFSFSGFGEQRTTLSAFVNFPRGSDPASLDAAMRELESQVVGRPGVEQVTAQSYGSFGAGMRVLFRRDAEYTAIPQELEEALTQRAVFIGGASVNVRGQGPGFSSGMGAISSATFRIKVLGYSFGGVERLAMDLQERLERIPRVRDVDINSSSFFSTGKAYAVTIEPDRAKLERYGVTAAAFAGAVAREVRGPVGRQLLEIGGDEIPVTVKARGSRDRSLDELRDAIVPTTSGAPITIGSLSAVDEREALSAISREDQQYVRIVAYEFRGPNKLAQRTHDAFMKSISVPPGYSVADAGFGFFEPDESEKGLWLVFAIGVTLVLLTVAIVFDSVWGAAMVFLSLPIALGGVIAAFWLAGAAFTREAAVGVILVVGLAVHQAILMIDAALQRRRAGTVNRQLHRLTALRTLRAAVDRSGMIVLVTLASLASLLPLAIGEKTSTLFGAIALATAGGTLAGTLAAMVILPALVVRKARRPAGRAPTGV
- a CDS encoding efflux RND transporter permease subunit, yielding MSLARAAVTRPVTTIASVLAIVLLGSVSLGRTPVSLLPDVQLPVLTIRTLYTGAAAEEVSRFIAEPVEEAIAATPGLVELRSVSRNGEATTTARFAWGTNMQTTLLNVRERLDNARSQLPERAERPTLLTSDPGERPIAVLSMSIAGDMRQLARTAEDVHARRLEQIAGVASVAVVGAPEDEVRIEVDPARMRALALTPNDVSLAIRAANVSGVGGTIRRGQFRFSVRTLTEFRTPDEIRDVPVGPAGSGITLKDLATVTTTVADPKTLTRFDSRPAVGLVVYKDAGANTVAVTGEIQRVAEQLRKEFPGIGLTIVAAQANFVVDALSNLGQEIVIGGILSLFVIVLFLRDWRMSLAIAMMIPLSVLLALVILQALDVTINVLSLGGLALGVGLLVDNAIVVAEAAVRKREEGRPLLEATIEATEEVSGPLIAGTLTTLLVFGPIIFVRGLAAALFRDLSLSVVTSVGASLVLALTLMPVMIVGRRREDERTRRRGRAAGGEGSEDSRLPPAFSGASFPVSRPPFLTRIGEKSEALYERGMRWALKNPWPVFGISAASIVLTVWVLGRIPREILPQVDEGMVVAALHLPEGTAIEATTQQVGRIEEAARTLGAKGIYSRVGVATDEEILAGAEPGSSATAQLLVPVPEGQRAAAFADKLRAAVPDLAAGALALDLAGQSEFGSLIGREGRLVRVEMSARTLDDAARWADTARARLQKLPSLADVRDPNGGTQPVVEVTLQRTLLAERGISVDAVANALAGGLGGVESSDFRETDRRTPISVRFAGLKNEDLAEAMATPVKGVPIAQLVKAEERQAPIEVVRVGQRPVAVVEGLIESGGTRNAAEDVRATMAALTLPSGITYEVSGADAEQERTTRELTLVGWLSVALVFLVLAGEFASFTVPLVVMLTVPLAAVGGILFLWITGQSLNAVALIGIVVMIGMADNEAVVKLDAIRRFREEGHSIEDAIMLGGHQRLRAIAMTSITTITGVLPLVFGWGSGGALYQPLAAGVIGGSVSALLVTFFLLPTAYAALERRREDGKTRRRGVAEGGDVRG